A window of Tautonia plasticadhaerens contains these coding sequences:
- a CDS encoding FAD-binding and (Fe-S)-binding domain-containing protein, giving the protein MPSKLISSPPPRDWHGPGPEHYVPDLDPRALERALRDRVDGEVRFDAGSKALYAADASNYRHVPIGVVVPRTVAAAVEAVAVCRAFDAPIVNRGGGTALTGATSNVAVVIDFSKYVTRTNWIDPEARRASVEPGKVYDRLKDETERHGLVFAPDTSTHEYCAIGGMLGNNSCGVHSIMGHGTGRTSDQVHELDVLTYDGCRMTVGATGEEEYERIIRRGGRKAEIYRKLRRLRDNYADLIRERYPKIPRRVSGYNLDDLLPEKGFHVARALVGSEGTCVTILGATLDLVHDPRQRALLVLGYPDVYHAGDHVPEILRLGPVGLEGMDRVLREDLEKKGMHPHEVKELPEGRGWLFVEFGADSREEAVDKAHRAMDTLKGLKDPPSMKVFEDPEDQHKLWVVRKSGLGATARVPNEPDTWEGWEDSAVHPDVLGDYLRGLRDLLDRYGYHGSLYGHFGQGCVHTRISFDFTSPEGVARYRRFLDDAAELIVKYGGSFTGEHGDGESKAAMLPKLFGPELVEAFREFKSIWDPMDRMNPGKVVNPYPPDRYLRLGPDYHPDDPPTVFKYPADNGSLEYATERCVGVGQCRKDSGVMCPSYMVTREEKHSTRGRAHLLNEMLRGDLIGPTWESEEVMEALDLCLACKACKNECPMNVDMATYKAEFVYHHYKGRLRPRAAYAMGFISEWARLAAIAPQAANAISHAPVLGKLLQVLGGITTEREMPAFAPRTFKQWWAKRPPRNVGKPPVILWPDTFNNHFHPQTSIAAVEVLEHAGFEVLAPRQALCCGRPLYDFGFLDTAKARLREVMDALHDPIEAGIPVVGLEPSCVSVFRDELIELFPRDHTARSLARQTFTLGEFLSKHAEDGYEPPELHGDALVHGHCHHHSIISMNGETELLRRAGVDFELLDSGCCGLAGSFGYEAHKYEVSVGAGERVLAPRVRDAAPTTLIVADGFSCRQQIAHLTDRGALHLAQVLQMALREGPGGVGMPFPERSYQPLGRWDPTPGWAPAAVTAGAVALAGAALGGALTSALSQEDHRR; this is encoded by the coding sequence GACGGCGAGGTCCGCTTCGACGCCGGCAGCAAGGCACTCTACGCCGCCGACGCCTCGAACTACCGGCACGTGCCGATCGGCGTGGTGGTCCCCCGGACGGTCGCCGCGGCGGTCGAGGCCGTGGCCGTCTGTCGGGCCTTCGACGCCCCGATCGTGAACCGGGGCGGCGGGACGGCGTTGACCGGAGCGACCTCGAACGTCGCCGTCGTCATCGACTTCTCCAAGTATGTCACCCGCACGAACTGGATCGACCCCGAGGCCCGCCGCGCCAGCGTCGAGCCGGGCAAGGTGTACGACCGGCTCAAGGACGAGACGGAGCGCCATGGCCTGGTCTTCGCCCCCGACACCTCGACGCACGAGTACTGCGCCATCGGCGGGATGCTCGGCAACAATTCCTGCGGCGTGCACTCGATCATGGGTCACGGAACCGGCCGGACCTCCGACCAGGTGCACGAGCTGGACGTGCTCACCTACGACGGCTGCCGGATGACCGTCGGGGCCACCGGCGAGGAGGAGTACGAGCGGATCATCCGCCGGGGCGGGCGGAAGGCCGAGATCTACCGGAAGCTCCGACGGCTCCGGGACAACTATGCGGACCTGATCCGCGAGCGCTACCCGAAGATCCCCCGCCGCGTCTCCGGCTACAATCTCGACGACCTGCTGCCCGAGAAGGGATTCCACGTGGCCCGGGCGCTGGTCGGGTCGGAAGGCACCTGCGTGACGATCCTCGGCGCCACGCTCGACCTGGTGCACGACCCCCGACAGCGGGCCCTGCTCGTGCTCGGGTATCCCGACGTCTACCACGCCGGCGACCACGTCCCGGAGATCCTCCGGCTCGGGCCGGTCGGCCTGGAGGGCATGGACCGCGTGCTCCGGGAGGACCTGGAGAAGAAGGGGATGCATCCCCATGAGGTGAAGGAACTGCCCGAGGGCCGCGGCTGGCTGTTCGTCGAGTTCGGCGCCGACTCGCGCGAGGAGGCCGTGGACAAGGCCCACCGCGCCATGGACACCCTGAAGGGGCTGAAGGACCCGCCCAGCATGAAGGTCTTCGAGGACCCGGAGGACCAGCACAAGCTCTGGGTCGTCCGCAAGAGCGGCCTCGGCGCCACCGCCCGGGTGCCGAACGAGCCCGACACGTGGGAAGGCTGGGAGGACTCGGCCGTCCACCCCGACGTGCTGGGCGACTACTTGCGCGGCCTCCGCGACCTGCTCGACCGCTACGGCTACCACGGTTCCCTCTACGGCCACTTCGGCCAGGGGTGCGTGCACACGCGAATCAGCTTCGATTTCACCAGCCCGGAGGGCGTGGCCCGCTACCGCCGCTTCCTGGACGACGCCGCCGAGCTGATCGTCAAGTACGGCGGCTCGTTCACCGGCGAGCACGGAGACGGCGAGTCGAAGGCCGCGATGCTGCCGAAGCTCTTCGGGCCCGAGTTGGTGGAAGCGTTCCGCGAGTTCAAGTCGATCTGGGACCCGATGGACCGGATGAACCCGGGAAAGGTGGTCAACCCCTACCCGCCGGATCGCTACCTCCGCCTCGGCCCCGACTACCACCCCGACGACCCTCCCACGGTCTTCAAGTACCCGGCCGACAACGGCAGCCTGGAGTACGCCACCGAGCGTTGCGTGGGCGTGGGCCAGTGCCGCAAGGACTCGGGCGTGATGTGCCCGAGCTACATGGTCACCCGGGAGGAGAAGCACTCGACCCGGGGCCGCGCCCACCTGCTCAACGAGATGCTCCGGGGCGACCTGATCGGGCCGACCTGGGAGAGCGAGGAGGTGATGGAGGCGCTCGACCTCTGCCTCGCCTGCAAGGCGTGCAAGAACGAGTGCCCAATGAACGTGGACATGGCCACGTACAAGGCGGAATTCGTCTACCACCACTACAAGGGCCGGCTCCGCCCCAGGGCCGCCTACGCGATGGGGTTCATCTCCGAGTGGGCCCGACTCGCGGCGATTGCCCCGCAGGCGGCCAACGCGATCAGCCACGCGCCGGTGCTGGGCAAGCTCTTGCAGGTGCTCGGCGGCATCACCACCGAGCGTGAGATGCCCGCCTTCGCCCCCCGGACGTTCAAGCAATGGTGGGCGAAACGCCCGCCCCGGAACGTCGGCAAGCCGCCGGTGATCCTCTGGCCTGACACGTTCAACAACCATTTCCACCCGCAGACGAGTATCGCGGCCGTCGAGGTGCTGGAGCACGCCGGCTTCGAGGTGCTCGCCCCGCGCCAGGCCCTCTGCTGCGGGCGGCCGCTGTACGACTTCGGCTTCCTCGACACCGCGAAGGCCCGCCTCCGCGAGGTGATGGACGCCCTGCACGACCCGATCGAGGCCGGCATCCCCGTCGTGGGCCTGGAGCCGAGCTGCGTCTCCGTCTTCCGGGACGAGCTGATCGAGCTATTCCCCCGAGACCACACGGCGCGCTCGCTCGCCCGCCAGACGTTCACCCTCGGCGAGTTCCTCTCGAAGCATGCGGAGGACGGCTACGAGCCGCCGGAACTGCACGGCGACGCCCTGGTGCACGGGCACTGTCATCATCACTCGATCATCAGCATGAACGGCGAGACGGAGCTGCTGAGGCGGGCCGGCGTCGACTTCGAGCTGCTCGACTCCGGTTGCTGCGGCCTCGCGGGCTCGTTCGGCTACGAGGCCCACAAGTACGAGGTCTCCGTCGGCGCCGGCGAGCGGGTGCTCGCCCCCAGGGTCCGGGACGCCGCCCCGACGACCCTGATCGTGGCCGACGGCTTCAGCTGCCGCCAGCAGATCGCCCACCTGACCGACCGGGGCGCCTTGCACCTGGCCCAGGTGCTCCAGATGGCCCTTCGCGAGGGCCCCGGCGGTGTCGGGATGCCCTTCCCCGAGCGGTCGTACCAGCCCCTCGGCCGGTGGGATCCCACCCCGGGCTGGGCCCCCGCCGCCGTGACCGCCGGCGCCGTCGCCCTCGCGGGTGCCGCCCTGGGGGGCGCCCTGACCTCTGCCCTCTCTCAGGAGGACCACCGACGATGA
- a CDS encoding PPC domain-containing DNA-binding protein yields the protein MRHKLLHEHNGLRTYALIFETGDEAMAGLADFAKSMDLRGSRITAIGAFKDATLAYFNWETKQYEKIPVGEQVEVLSLLGDIALDGEEPAVHVHAVLGRRDGSTVGGHLKEAHVRPTLEVIIDEQPEHLHKAPDRESGLALIRP from the coding sequence ATGAGGCACAAACTCCTCCACGAACACAATGGCCTGCGCACCTATGCCCTGATCTTCGAGACGGGCGACGAGGCGATGGCCGGCCTTGCCGACTTCGCCAAATCGATGGACCTGCGTGGCTCCCGGATCACGGCCATCGGCGCGTTCAAGGACGCCACGCTCGCCTACTTCAACTGGGAGACGAAGCAGTACGAGAAGATCCCCGTCGGCGAGCAGGTCGAGGTCCTCTCCCTGCTCGGCGACATCGCGCTCGACGGCGAGGAGCCGGCCGTCCACGTCCACGCTGTGCTCGGCCGGCGGGACGGCTCGACGGTCGGCGGCCACCTGAAGGAGGCCCACGTCCGGCCGACCCTGGAGGTCATCATCGACGAGCAGCCCGAGCACCTGCACAAGGCCCCCGACCGAGAGTCGGGCCTGGCGCTGATCCGGCCCTGA
- a CDS encoding SGNH/GDSL hydrolase family protein, with the protein MTHPAIALGLLAGALAAPPPQADEPDDRPPLELRDGDRVVLVGDALIERMQQYGYLEALLTAAHPERSITFRNLGWSGDTVFGEARAGFGTPEDGFKTLIEQVKAAEPTVLIVGYGANESWAGEAGLPRFREGYDRLLDALEATGAREIVLLSPIAQQGPGPVTRPGGVANMAELVRYTGEVERIAAERGHRFVNLHVLTFGFGSGLGHDAPPYYSSDGVHLSERGYEELARRLSWRGSGVFEPDGEITRASITAGDDLVIEATKCSIEDAVPTLDGLRFGFARSSIPDTRSSGPDLLTWGAIRVEGLPDGRYRVQCEGRPLPEGHANVNGQMGAFVMYDPGIDRPSPAGTLVVPGAFIPDEAPDLEQFESLRQAIIAKNRLYFHRYRPQNSTYLFGFRKHEQGNNAAEVEEFERLVAEAEAEIARLKVPQSHIYELERIDEEDADR; encoded by the coding sequence ATGACACACCCGGCGATCGCCCTCGGCCTGCTGGCCGGGGCCCTCGCGGCGCCCCCGCCCCAGGCCGACGAGCCCGACGACCGGCCGCCGCTCGAATTGCGGGACGGCGACCGCGTCGTCCTCGTCGGCGATGCGCTGATCGAGCGCATGCAGCAGTACGGCTACCTCGAGGCCCTGCTCACCGCCGCCCACCCCGAGCGATCGATCACCTTCCGCAACCTCGGCTGGAGCGGCGACACCGTCTTCGGCGAGGCCCGCGCCGGTTTCGGCACCCCGGAAGACGGCTTCAAGACCCTCATCGAGCAGGTCAAGGCGGCCGAGCCCACCGTCCTGATCGTCGGCTACGGCGCCAACGAGTCCTGGGCCGGCGAGGCCGGCCTGCCCCGGTTCCGCGAGGGGTACGATCGGCTGCTCGACGCCCTCGAGGCGACCGGGGCGAGGGAGATCGTGCTCCTCTCGCCGATCGCCCAGCAGGGGCCCGGCCCGGTGACGCGACCCGGTGGGGTCGCGAACATGGCGGAGCTCGTCCGATACACCGGGGAGGTCGAGCGGATCGCCGCCGAGCGGGGCCATCGCTTCGTCAACCTGCACGTGTTGACCTTCGGGTTCGGCTCGGGCCTCGGGCACGATGCCCCGCCGTATTACTCGAGCGACGGCGTCCACCTCTCGGAGCGGGGGTACGAGGAACTCGCCCGCCGACTGAGCTGGCGAGGCTCGGGGGTCTTCGAGCCCGATGGGGAGATCACCCGAGCCTCGATCACCGCGGGCGATGATCTCGTGATCGAGGCGACGAAGTGCTCGATCGAGGACGCGGTCCCGACCCTCGACGGGCTCCGCTTCGGGTTCGCCCGGTCGTCGATCCCCGATACGAGGTCCTCGGGGCCCGACCTCCTCACATGGGGAGCAATCCGGGTGGAAGGGCTTCCCGACGGCCGATACCGGGTCCAATGCGAGGGCCGCCCCTTGCCCGAGGGGCACGCCAACGTGAACGGCCAGATGGGAGCGTTCGTCATGTACGACCCGGGGATCGACCGCCCCTCGCCCGCCGGCACGCTGGTCGTCCCGGGGGCGTTCATCCCGGACGAGGCCCCCGACCTGGAACAGTTCGAGTCCCTCCGCCAGGCGATCATCGCCAAGAACCGCCTCTATTTCCACCGCTACCGCCCCCAGAACTCGACGTACCTGTTCGGCTTCCGCAAACACGAGCAGGGGAACAACGCCGCCGAGGTCGAGGAATTCGAACGCCTCGTCGCCGAGGCCGAGGCCGAGATCGCCCGGTTGAAGGTGCCCCAATCGCACATCTACGAGCTTGAGCGCATCGACGAGGAGGATGCCGACCGATGA
- a CDS encoding PVC-type heme-binding CxxCH protein — protein sequence MSRSPLTTLAALLAIALPASAQRELTDLPDPDPEAERQSFEVLDGFEASLWAAEPLVYKPIQMNWDEHGRLWVACSSTYPQLQPGQEANDRILVLEDADGDGTADTSTVFAEGLLIPTGILPGDGGCYVANSTEILHLADLDGDGKADTRRVVLSGFGTEDTHHIIHTFRWGYDGLFYFNQSVYIHSHVETPFGPRRLGGGGIWQYRPETGRLEVFARGFVNPWGHHYDRVGQHFATDGAGFEGVAHVVPGASYTAISNPERFLHGLNPGSPKYCGAAIASGRHLPDDLQGDLITNDFRANRVVRFALEDDGSGFVSREQEPLIRSSHVGFRPIDVLNGPDGAIYVADWYNPIIQHGEVDFRDDRRDHERGRIWRITAKDRPLIDRPELADAPTPELLDHLTAPEGWTREQARRLLKDRDPGEVLAALDAWTDAVDPANPGADFARLEALWLHQAIDHTEPSLLGSLLQSADPDIRAAAARVAGAWHDRLSDPLETLAPLVVDEHPRVRLEAIRAVSLVPDPRAAEVALRALSKPIDTELDYALYLTARETAPLWMPPVLARQSDLGGLEPLAFALLSVGSPEVIRPLMILLGTEELPDSYEPEALALIGRLGEPDDLRRVFDAALDPSRPDERRARLLDALASASRDRRVRPPGDLPEVAALISTPDTPPVVRAAAARAAGAWGLDPRRSGLAVLASDDEAPALARRAALAALAEVGGDEARGVVAALARSAAPPAVRAGAIEALASFDLDAAASEGVAALAGSGADPLAVVAALAGRKGGPEALAAALDGVDLPPDAAKLAARAARAAAGDTSTLIDALNRAGGLGGGPTMATPEQVQALVADFRSQGDPARGERIFRRDELQCIECHAIAGAGGEVGPGLESIGASAPDDYLVESLLIPDKAIKEGYHSLLVATDDGRLLTGIPIREADGTLVLRDAEGAEVALSTDSIEERAPGNSLMPAGLLDPITRSELLDLLAFLSALGEPGPYAVGTEVVARSWEVVVDDGPAGDAIRRIGVEGAISGDDPGLSWQPVTSLVSGTLPIGDLPALTSYNNAIPLALARTRFETTSAGPVRLRFSDTEGLSAWLDGSPITPAWTIDLDVGPGPHTLTVAVDRHRGPDALRVTFEDVPGSPARPRPAVGG from the coding sequence ATGAGCCGATCCCCGCTGACGACCCTCGCCGCCCTCCTGGCGATCGCCCTCCCCGCCTCCGCCCAGCGCGAACTGACCGACCTGCCCGACCCGGACCCCGAGGCCGAGCGCCAATCGTTCGAGGTCCTCGACGGCTTCGAGGCCAGCCTCTGGGCCGCCGAGCCATTGGTCTACAAGCCGATCCAGATGAACTGGGACGAGCATGGCCGCCTCTGGGTCGCCTGCTCCTCGACCTATCCCCAGCTCCAGCCGGGCCAGGAGGCGAACGACCGGATCCTCGTGCTCGAAGACGCCGACGGCGACGGTACCGCCGACACGTCCACCGTCTTCGCCGAGGGCCTGCTCATCCCCACCGGCATCCTCCCCGGCGACGGCGGCTGCTACGTCGCCAACAGCACCGAGATCCTCCACCTCGCCGACCTCGATGGCGACGGCAAGGCCGACACCCGTCGGGTCGTCCTCTCCGGCTTCGGCACCGAGGATACCCACCACATCATCCACACCTTCCGATGGGGCTACGACGGCCTCTTCTACTTCAATCAATCCGTCTACATCCACAGTCACGTCGAGACCCCCTTCGGCCCCCGACGCCTGGGAGGCGGCGGCATCTGGCAGTACCGGCCCGAGACCGGCCGGCTGGAGGTCTTCGCCCGGGGGTTCGTCAACCCCTGGGGGCACCACTACGACCGCGTCGGCCAGCACTTCGCCACCGACGGCGCCGGGTTCGAGGGGGTGGCGCACGTCGTCCCCGGGGCCTCGTATACCGCGATCAGCAACCCCGAACGCTTCCTCCACGGCCTGAACCCCGGCAGCCCGAAGTACTGCGGCGCCGCCATCGCCAGCGGCCGGCACCTGCCCGACGACCTCCAGGGGGACCTGATCACGAACGACTTCCGGGCCAACCGGGTCGTCCGGTTCGCGTTGGAGGACGACGGCTCCGGCTTCGTCTCCCGGGAGCAGGAGCCGCTGATCCGCTCCTCCCACGTCGGCTTCCGTCCCATCGACGTGCTCAACGGCCCCGATGGGGCGATCTACGTCGCCGACTGGTACAACCCGATCATCCAGCACGGCGAGGTCGACTTCCGGGACGACCGCCGCGACCACGAGCGCGGCCGGATCTGGCGGATCACCGCGAAGGACCGCCCGCTGATCGACCGTCCCGAACTGGCAGACGCCCCCACCCCCGAGCTGCTCGACCACCTGACCGCCCCCGAGGGCTGGACCCGGGAACAGGCCCGACGCCTGCTCAAGGACCGGGACCCCGGGGAGGTGCTGGCCGCCCTCGACGCCTGGACGGACGCCGTCGACCCGGCGAACCCCGGGGCCGACTTCGCCCGGCTGGAGGCCCTCTGGCTGCACCAGGCGATCGACCACACGGAGCCCAGCCTGCTCGGTTCGCTCCTCCAATCGGCTGATCCCGACATACGGGCCGCCGCCGCCCGGGTTGCGGGCGCCTGGCACGACCGGCTCTCCGACCCGCTGGAGACGCTCGCCCCCCTGGTCGTCGACGAACACCCCCGGGTCCGGCTTGAGGCGATCCGGGCCGTCTCCCTGGTGCCCGACCCGAGGGCGGCCGAGGTCGCCCTGCGGGCGCTCTCGAAGCCGATCGACACGGAGCTTGATTATGCGTTATACCTGACCGCCCGGGAGACGGCCCCGCTCTGGATGCCCCCGGTGCTCGCCCGTCAGTCGGATCTGGGCGGGCTCGAACCGCTGGCCTTCGCCCTGCTCTCGGTCGGCTCCCCGGAGGTGATCCGGCCGCTGATGATCCTGCTCGGGACCGAGGAGCTGCCGGACTCCTACGAGCCGGAGGCGCTGGCGCTGATCGGCCGGCTCGGCGAGCCGGACGACCTGCGCCGGGTCTTCGACGCGGCGCTCGACCCCTCCCGGCCCGACGAACGCCGGGCCCGGCTGCTCGACGCCCTCGCCTCGGCGAGCCGGGATCGCCGGGTCCGGCCCCCGGGCGATCTGCCCGAGGTCGCCGCCCTGATCTCGACCCCCGACACCCCCCCGGTCGTCCGGGCCGCCGCCGCGAGGGCCGCGGGGGCCTGGGGGCTCGACCCGAGGCGATCGGGCCTGGCCGTCCTGGCGAGCGACGACGAGGCGCCGGCCCTCGCCCGCCGGGCCGCACTGGCCGCGCTGGCCGAGGTGGGGGGGGACGAGGCCCGGGGCGTCGTCGCCGCCCTGGCCCGGTCCGCGGCCCCGCCGGCCGTCCGCGCCGGGGCGATCGAGGCGCTGGCCTCCTTCGACCTGGACGCCGCCGCCTCGGAGGGGGTCGCCGCCCTGGCCGGGTCCGGGGCCGATCCCCTCGCCGTCGTCGCCGCCCTGGCCGGCAGGAAGGGAGGACCGGAGGCGCTCGCCGCCGCCCTCGACGGCGTGGACCTCCCGCCCGACGCCGCCAAGCTCGCCGCCCGGGCCGCCCGGGCCGCCGCCGGGGACACCTCGACGCTGATCGACGCGTTGAACCGTGCGGGCGGCCTCGGCGGCGGGCCGACCATGGCGACCCCCGAGCAGGTCCAGGCGCTCGTGGCCGACTTCCGATCGCAGGGCGACCCCGCCCGGGGCGAGCGGATCTTCCGCCGGGACGAGCTGCAATGCATCGAGTGCCACGCGATCGCCGGCGCCGGGGGCGAGGTCGGGCCCGGCCTGGAGAGCATCGGCGCGAGCGCCCCGGACGACTACCTCGTCGAGTCGCTGCTGATCCCCGACAAGGCGATCAAGGAAGGGTACCACTCCCTCCTCGTCGCCACCGACGACGGCCGCCTCCTCACCGGAATCCCCATCCGGGAGGCCGACGGGACGCTCGTCCTCCGGGACGCCGAGGGGGCCGAGGTCGCCCTCTCGACCGACTCGATCGAGGAGCGGGCCCCGGGCAACTCCCTGATGCCCGCCGGCCTCCTCGACCCGATCACCCGATCGGAGCTGCTCGACCTGCTCGCCTTCCTCTCCGCCCTCGGGGAGCCCGGCCCCTATGCGGTGGGCACCGAGGTCGTCGCCCGGTCCTGGGAGGTCGTCGTCGACGACGGCCCCGCCGGGGACGCGATCCGACGGATCGGCGTCGAGGGGGCCATCTCGGGTGACGACCCGGGGTTGTCCTGGCAGCCGGTCACGAGCCTCGTCTCAGGCACCCTGCCGATCGGGGATCTCCCGGCCCTGACCTCCTACAACAACGCGATCCCGCTGGCCCTCGCCCGCACCCGATTCGAGACCACGTCCGCCGGGCCCGTCCGCCTTCGGTTCTCCGACACCGAAGGCCTCTCCGCCTGGCTCGACGGCTCGCCGATCACCCCGGCCTGGACGATCGACCTCGACGTCGGGCCCGGTCCCCACACGCTGACCGTCGCCGTCGACCGGCATCGAGGGCCCGACGCGCTCCGCGTCACCTTCGAAGACGTGCCCGGTTCCCCGGCCCGGCCGAGGCCAGCGGTCGGGGGGTGA